One part of the Odontesthes bonariensis isolate fOdoBon6 chromosome 13, fOdoBon6.hap1, whole genome shotgun sequence genome encodes these proteins:
- the LOC142397157 gene encoding uncharacterized protein LOC142397157 gives MDAFQSIRQTDCHQFVPVTLIYQPNENQTPQPLPAASAPLQESTAAGSTSVDVVAPPFTIVHPPPSHLSNHNPSFAANHQSCLAGSQGAGRDVTAAEEWEEERLEQFQDNIPGFISYFLNPENTDGTRRRRRAGTRQRAGVRGGRRSGTEEQRDRKPRGRTGGRGRGGFTQKVDVQEVGVSKLQKLFLHRWEMRTPRTGQGGGAVGRKLFLKSREVLKPTRTYQRRRGRGKEWEVSQSGDLLLCTGGRGGNAQCERKNTLHLSQDSLPVSRTQKGSDNSAPVPFSGPLRQFHNIHIFSSSSPTLQPSPSHSLLSPAASHLPPALLHTNPLPPAAPPPQEDHPERIDRLLEEVMMGLDILTNSDGATHLQCSPPTGGSTVVLNKQQEHSAVTEAPVLQQPREGELNEMLDHFLQSFEQHVEDCSAREENEMGGESSSKVSQAYTVTNRSKRTKTKSRAPHTTDLQSKHTPHRAGLSQTSEQHRGGSGLPQSQSQSHKAPAQRATSSEETEYTQEKARRSNKRRPRAYPFSLEKKRAKRRKRSSSNNRRVPDQRSKQLLTPLVNLDRKSMLSATVTLQEHSCQSLQDQSPAKATTGLPSGISSNGGISGKKQEAFVSTKTYPIRSRFKGEFIMESLPILPHKRPPDPYVPTGRKRGRPRKIRGPERGAESHEQPSVDATVTKRICLAQTAEPSRETSAPAPESAELVPAPATVELEEVVDVQIDIETVSPTSLREYTRGAEQKGEAALSEIILKGSLTDDETESGADDIIDVEDHEGPEAQTLSHLNDWKCSVSPAEQLSLECTGKWEEDKDDDVDVIGASSPVPDPVIISWTEFSGGEEEEGDEDIDVVGEKADCASSAIFYTLSQGELVSRKCQTELLSH, from the exons ATGGATGCCTTCCAGAGTATACGACAGACAGATTGCCATCAGTTTGTCCCCGTAACACTCATTTACCAACCAAATGAAAATCAAACACCACAACCTTTACCTGCTGCCTCAGCCCCTTTGCAAGAATCCACAGCAGCTGGAAGCACATCTGTTGACGTGGTGGCGCCTCCGTTCACAATTGTCCATCCTCCCCCCTCTCATCTTTCCAACCACAACCCCTCGTTTGCTGCTAACCATCAGAGCTGCTTGGCTGGTTCGCAAGGAGCAGGCAGAGACGTcacagcagctgaggagtgGGAGGAAGAGCGCTTGGAGCAGTTTCAGGATAACATCCCAGGATTCATCAGCTACTTCCTGAACCCGGAAAACACAGACGGCacccggaggaggaggagggcaggGACGAGGCAAAGGGCAGGGGTAAGAGGTGGCAGGAGATCCGGGACAGAAgagcagagagacaggaaaccaCGAGGAAGAACAGGAGGGAGGGGGCGCGGAGGGTTCACTCAGAAGGTTGATGTGCAGGAGGTGGGGGTGAGCAAGCTGCAGAAGCTGTTCCTGCATAGGTGGGAGATGAGGACACCAAGGACGGGTCAGGGAGGAGGAGCCGTTGGCAGGAAGTTGTTCCTGAAGAGCAGAGAGGTCCTGAAACCAACCAGGACAtatcagaggaggagaggacggGGCAAAGAGTGGGAGGTCAGCCAGAGCGGGGATTTGTTGCTGTGCACTGGGGGAAGAGGAGGTAACGCTCAATGTGAACGGAAAAACACGCTGCACTTGAGCCAG GACAGTCTGCCTGTTAGCAGGACTCAAAAGGGCTCGGACAACTCGGCGCCAGTTCCCTTCTCTGGCCCACTCAGACAGTTCCACAATATTCATATTTTCTCTTCCTCCAGCCCGACCCTCCAGCCGTCTCCTTCTCACAGCCTGCTGTCACCCGCTGCCTCCCACCTACCCCCAGCCCTCCTCCACACCAACCCCCTCCCTCCTGCGGCCCCTCCCCCCCAGGAGGACCATCCTGAGCGCATTGACCGTCTTCTGGAGGAGGTCATGATGGGGCTCGATATCTTAACAAACAGCGACGGTGCCACACATTTACAGTGTTCTCCACCAACAGGCGGCAGTACTGTAGTCCTAAACAAACAGCAGGAGCATAGTGCCGTCACTGAGGCgccggttctgcagcagccgCGTGAGGGCGAGCTGAACGAGATGCTGGACCACTTCCTTCAGTCATTTGAGCAGCATGTTGAAGACTGTAGTGCCAGGGAGGAAAATGAGATGGGGGGTGAGAGTTCCTCTAAGGTCAGCCAGGCTTACACTGTCACAAACCGCTCTAAAAGAACAAAGACTAAAAGTAGAGCCCCTCACACGACTGATCTGCAGTCGAAACATACTCCGCACCGAGCCGGTCTCTCCCAAACATCTGAACAGCACAGAGGTGGCTCTGGATTGCCACAGAGCCAGTCCCAGTCCCACAAAGCCCCGGCCCAGCGTGCCACATCTTCCGAAGAAACAGAGTACACACAGGAGAAAGCCAGAAGATCGAACAAGAGAAGACCCAGAGCGTATCCGTTCTCATTAGAGAAAAAGAGGGCGAAAAGGAGGAAACGGTCGTCATCAAACAACAGGAGAGTTCCCGACCAGAGAAGCAAGCAGCTACTGACTCCGCTGGTGAATCTGGACAGGAAGAGCATGCTGTCGGCCACGGTCACACTGCAGGAACACAGCTGTCAAAGTCTGCAAGACCAG AGTCCTGCAAAAGCAACGACGGGTCTGCCATCGGGGATATCGTCCAATGGCGGCATTTCTGGCAAGAAACAGGAAGCTTTTGTGAGCACAAAGACCTACCCGATCAGGAGCAGGTTCAAAGGAGAATTTATCATG GAGAGTCTGCCCATTCTCCCACACAAACGGCCACCTGACCCGTACGTTCCGACTGGTCGGAAGCGAGGCAGGCCCAGGAAAATAAGGGGACCGGAGAGGGGAGCAGAATCTCACGAGCAACCCAGCGTTGACGCTACTGTGACCAAAAGGATTTGTTTAGCCCAAACGGCCGAGCCAAGCCGTGAAACGTCCGCTCCAGCTCCTGAATCTGCAGAATTGGTACCCGCACCAGCGACCGTGGAGCTAGAGGAGGTGGTCGATGTACAGATCGATATAGAGACTGTTTCGCCGACCAGTTTAAGAGAGTATACACGAGGAGCCGAACAAAAAGGAGAAGCCGCGCTGAGTGAGATTATACTCAAAGGAAGTCTGACAGACGACGAGACGGAGAGCGGTGCTGATGACATCATTGACGTGGAGGACCACGAAGGCCCTGAGGCTCAGACTCTTTCCCACCTAAATGATTGGAAATGCTCTGTTTCACCTGCCGAACAGCTCAGCCTGGAGTGTACAGGTAAatgggaagaagacaaggacgACGACGTCGATGTGATCGGAGCTTCGAGTCCGGTCCCCGATCCGGTGATCATCAGCTGGACAGAGTTCTCaggaggggaggaagaggaaggagaCGAGGATATTGATGTTGTCGGAGAGAAGGCCGACTGCGCTTCATCAGCAATCTTCTATACTTTGAGTCAAGGTGAGCTTGTTAGTAGAAAATGccagactgagcttctctcaCATTAG